From the Kitasatospora atroaurantiaca genome, the window GAGCAGATCCTGAACACATCCGGGGTCGGCCGGGCATCCTTCTACCGTCACTTCGCCAGCAAGGACGACCTCGTCGTCGCCGTTCTCCAAGACCGCGACAAGCGCTGGCGTGCCTGGCTCGCGGAACGCGTCACCACACACGGCGGAGGGCCCCTCGCCGTGTTCGACGCACTTGCCGAACGCTTCGCCCGCCAGGACTTCCGCGGCTGCGCGTTCATCAACACCATGGTCGAGACCGCCGACCCCACCAGCCCCGCCCACCGCGTCGCGGCACAGCACAAGGCCGAGGTGGCCGCATACGTCGAGGCACTGCTCACGACTGCGGGAGCATCCGAACCCGCAGCGTTGGCAGCGCAATTCACACTGCTGATAGACGGGGCTCTCGTCACCGCACTGCGCGAGCGCACGCCCGACGCCGCCGCCCGCGCCCGCGTCGTCGCGGCCACCCTGCTCGCTTCCACCGCCTGACCGGGGCCGGACTCGCGGGCACCCCTCGCGGCCGAGGTCCTGCGCGCACTACCGCCCGTTACGCGTCCCGTACCCGGAGCACTGACCCGCCCACCAGGAGCGCGCCCGCGGCCCACGCGGCGAGGACGCCCTTGCCTTGCCACGGACCGATCGGCAACTGCCGCAGGTTCCGGGTCGGTTGGACGGCGAGCCCGGCCGTCATCGGCGCCAGTTGCAGCAGATACCGCTGCCAGGCCCGGTCGGTGACGACGTGCGCCAGCACGTGGAGGAGGTAGAGCAGCCCGAGCATGGCACCGATCGCGGCTGCGGCGTCCCGAACTCGCCGTGGCGACGCCCAGTGCGATCAGGGCGACCAGCGTGAGATAGAGCACCGATCCAGCCGCCGCACGCAGCCCAGCCCGTTCCGGCCCGTACCTACCACCCCACAACGCCTACATCCTGCTCCGAAACTCGATCTACTTCGACGGCCACGGAACCACACAGGCGCTCGTCGTCCTGCTGCTCTACCTGGTGATCCCGGCAGCGGCCCCCATGTGCCTCGACCGGTTCCGCACCCCGGCCATCTCGGTGACCCCCGCCACCGAGACCGAAGCCGCGGCCGTGATCGTCCCGGTCGGCGCCCTGCCGTAGGCCGGTGAAGGTGGAAGCGGTGTCATGACGGAAGGTGAGCGCGTAGAGGCAAGTGCCGCCCCTGCTCGGCGTACGCCTCTCGGGTGCGACCTCTGGGGTGAACGCCTGGGAGAAGGTCGGCTTCCACACCGTCGGCGCCCTGCACGAGGCGGCTATTGGCTCGGGCAGGTCTGCGACGAGGTCATCATGGACGCCCTCGCCACCGACTTCTCCAGCCCCTCCGCGATCACACTCCTGCTGCTTTCCTGA encodes:
- a CDS encoding TetR/AcrR family transcriptional regulator, with protein sequence MPSNARQRLLTTAEELFYAEGIRAVGVEQILNTSGVGRASFYRHFASKDDLVVAVLQDRDKRWRAWLAERVTTHGGGPLAVFDALAERFARQDFRGCAFINTMVETADPTSPAHRVAAQHKAEVAAYVEALLTTAGASEPAALAAQFTLLIDGALVTALRERTPDAAARARVVAATLLASTA